The genomic stretch TCCTACCATTAACCAAAATTGTCCACAGTGCCATAGTAGCTTACTAGTTAGAAATAATAAAAAAGGTCAAAAATTTATTGGCTGCTCTGCATTTCCGAAATGTAAATATACTGAGAGCTATAATGAATAATACAAAAAATGTTTATCCATAAATGGGGATAAACATTTTTCTTATTCTTCGTTTAAAGTTAAAACATCTTCTTCAATTGGGTTTATTTCTTTAACATTTTCTAGACGACGTTTATTAAAAGAATCTAGTTTTTCTAAAAAGTCTTGTTTGCTAAATTTAGTTTCAAAAGCAGTTGTAATTTTTTTAATTGATGTTTTTTCAATTTCTTCCATTCTATCTTCAATTTTCTTAGCTGCTTTGATAATATCTTGTGTACAAATAACAATTGATGAAAATTTTTCTTTAATAATTTCAAAATTACGAGCAATTTCTTTTTCAAAGAAATTTTTAAATTCTTGTTTAATGATTTCTTTATCTTTAAAATCTTTTAAATCAACACTTAATCTTGCTTTATTATCAAACATCATTCTTAACATTCTAACTAACGTTAAGAATGAACGATCTCTTACCACGAAGATATTTTTATAACCTTGAACTTGCTCAATAAAAATATCTTCATCTGGGTTCAATTCAGTAATTAAGATTCCGTAATCAGCCTTGTTATTTTTTGTATCTTTAAATAATTTTTCATAAAATTCTTCATTCTTTTTTGAACCTTTTTCACTAACTTTAGCTTTAATTTCAACTACTAATTTACCAATTAAAATTGGGTCATCAGATTTTTTGTCAAAAAATTCAATTATAATATCAGGTTTCATCCCGTTAATAACTTGGGTTGCTTTGTAAAACCTTATATCATTGTCCATATTAAAGTTTTGTTGTAATAATGAATGAATATAAGTTTCATAATCTTCGCCTGCAGCTTGAATATGACTTAATGAACTACGTTTAATCATTAGACCATTAAGTTGGTTTTTTAAAGCTTCAATTTCTTTTGTTTTATCTTGAATAGTTTTATCTAAAGATGTTTTGGTATTTTTTAATACTTCAATTTGAGTTTCTTGATTTTTAAATTTTTCAGTGTAAGTTTGTCGAACTTCTAACTCTTTTGTTTTTAGTTTTTGGCTTGTTTGAAGTTCGAAATCTTTTTTAGCTTCTTTTAAGTTTTGGTTTAATTCTTTGATTTTTTCTTCTTTTTCTTTAATAGTAGTTTCTAATGTTTGTTTATCTTTTTGAAGTAGTTGAAAACTACTTTGAACTTTAGCTATTTTTTCACTTAAATCATTTTTAACTTCTAGTTCTTTTGCTTTAAGTTGATTTTGTATTTCTACTTCTCATTCCTTGCGACTTTTTGCTATTTCATTAGGAATTAAGGTTTTATAAAATTCATCTTTTAAAGCTTGGATTGTTTTTTGATTTTCTAATTTTAAATCATTATATTCTTTTGATTCTAAAATTGATTTACTATTATCAGCAATTGCTTCTTGATAAATTTTATTTTTTACATCATCGCTAATTTGACTTACAGCTTTTGAAATATGCTCAGAAATAATTTGACTATTTTTTTCAGTTAAACCATTTAAACTAATGTAATCTCCTGCTTGTGCATTTTCTAAAAGCTCAAATTCCATTTTATCAATATCTTTAATTCGAATATTAATTTTTTTCATTGTGTGCTCCTAACTGTGATTTTACTACTTATATTAATATATAAGTACGATAGAATTATAGTTAATTTTTATAAAAATACAACTAAAGAACTAATAAAGGAAAAAATTAAATAGTGTATTTTTAAAATGCAGTATGTTTTTCAACTTTTATAAAGATCGTATTTTATTTCTAACATATATTTATAAAACATTGCTATAATATGATAATATATTAAGGAAAGATTATGAATAAAATAGAAACACTAATAGATAAATTATGTCCTGGTGGGGTAAAAGAAGTAAAACTTAATGAAATTTTTAGTTACTTTAATGGAATGGCTGGAGTGTCACAGAAATGAAAAGAACACGGCAATTGTAAATTTATAGATTTTAAAAATGCTTTTAAAAATATAAAAATTGATGTTAGTAAATTAGAAAAAGCAACAGTTAAAAACTTTAAACAAAATACTTTAAAAAAAGGTGATATATTATTAACTTCTGCTTCAGAAACTCGTGATGAATGTGCTATGTCTTCAGTTATCGAAGACCAAATAAGTGAAAATGTCTTTTTAGATGATCACTTATTTGGTCTTAGGTTAAAAGATGAATTTAAAGACCAAATTAATACTACTTTTATTAACTATTACTTAAGAAGTGATTATTCCAGAAAGCAAGTAAATAATGTTGTAAGAGGTGCAACAAGATTTTATATCTCAAAAGTAGATTTTATGGATTTAAAAATTATAATCCCACCCCGCGCGATCCAAGACGAAATTGTCAAAATTCTTGACAATTTCACAGAGCTTACAACAGAGCTTAAGGACAGAATTAAACAATATGAATATTATAGGGATAAACTTTTATCTTTTGATGATTCAAAAGTTAAGGTTGAGTATAAACCACTAAAAGAATTATGTTCAATAACAACTGGTAAATTGAATGCTAAAGATGCAGTTGATGGAGGAATATATCCATTTTTTACTTGTCATGCAAAACCATATTCTATTAATGAATATGCTTTTGATACTGAGGCCATCTTGCTTTCTGGTAATGGTAATATAGGACATACAAATTATTATAATGGTAAATTTAATGCATATCAAAGGACTTATGTTTTACATAATTTTATTGAAGTAAATCCTAAATTTTTATTGCATTACATAAATAATTCCTTTAAGGATTATATTAGCCAAAAATCACTAAATGGAGTAATATCATATATTACACTTCCAATTTTACAAGAATTCAGTGTACCCATCCCGCCCCTTCCAGTACAAGACAGAATTGCGGAAGTTTTAGACAATTTTGAAAAGATATGTAAAGATCTCAAAATTGGCCTGCCTTCTGAAATACAATTAAGACAAAAACAATATGAATATTATCGCAATCTCTTATTATCATTTAATATAGATGATATTATGAGAGAGAGAGAGAGAGAGAGACGATAATTCTGGATTAAATAAATTACTTGAATATGTCTTTGGTTTGGATTTAGTTAGTTATGGGTATAAAATCCAAACCAAACATTTATGAGAAATAACAACATGAAACAAAAAGTTTCAAGAAGTTGATCTAAGTAAACAAGAAAAAATCATTAAATATAAAAAATACTTTAGTGCTAAAGAACTTAAAGATTTAACTTCTCAAGATGGAACAATCAAAATTTTAACTACAAATAAAACTAACATATTTGCTAACGAAGCAAAAGTTGACAAATATGTTGATAAAGGAGAAGTTATTTACCTTCCTACTGGTGGTAATGCATTAGTGCAATATTATAAAGGTAAATTTATTACTGGAGGAAATGTTATTGCTATTGCTAAAGATAATAATGAACTAAACATAAAATATTTATTTTATGTTTTAAATAATAAATTAGATCTAATAGCATCATATTACAGAGGTGCAGGCATTCAACATCCCTATATGCCTGATATCTTAGAAATACTTATCCCTATCCCTTCCCTTGACATCCAAAACAAAATTGTTGCAATCTTAGACAATTTCTCTGACTTAACAAATGATTTAACTAAGGGATTACCGGCTGAAATAAACCTTCAGCAAAAACAATATGAATATTATCGAAATAAACTTTTAAGTTTTAATAAGGTAAGTTAAAATAAACATCCAGATATTAAAACCACGCATTGCGTGGTTTTAATTATTAAATCAATTTATCAAAAATGTCGTCTCCGGTTTCCGAAACAATCTCAACACCAAAGTTTCGAGCAACAATATTTCCAAGTGTTCCTAAACCTTCAAAGTTAGGTAAAACTTTTGGTTTAGTAAATGATTTTGAAAAAATAGTCGCTGGTAAAAATTCCCTAGTATGATTAAATCCAGGATATAATGGGTCGTTTCCGTGGTCTGAAGTCATAATTAATAAATCATCTTCGTTCATAGCATTAATTAATTTACCTAATTTATCATCTAAAGTTGCTATATTTGAAGCAAATCCACGAACATTTCTACGGTGTCCATAGTGTGAGTCAAATTGAACTAAATTAGTGAAAATAAATTTATTTTCACCACCTTTAGTAGCTAAATCAATTGTAATATCCATTCCGTTAGCATCACCTTCACTTGGATAGTGAGTAGTAATTCCTTGTCCTACAAAAATGTCATTAATTTTACCAATCGAAATAACTTCAACACCTTTTTCTTGCAGACGATTTAAAATCATTTCTCTTGGTTTATTAGCATAATCATGGCGGTTAAAAGTACGAGTGAAATTACCAAAATCACCCACATAAGGACGGGCAATAATCCGTCCAACATTTCACTCAGGACGTGATGAACAAATTTCTCTAGCTGCTTTAGCATATTTATATAAATTATCTAAACCTGTTCATTCTTCATGAGCACAAACTTGTAAGACTGAGTCATTTGAAGTATAAACAATAATTGCTCCCCGTTCTTTTTCTTCATGAGCTAATTCATTAATAATATCTGTTCCTGAAGCAGATTTATTTCCAACAATTGGACGCCCATCTCAAGCTTTTGATAATTCAGCTATTAAATCTTCTGGGAACCCTGTTTCAGTAAAAGTCGGAAATGGAACTAAGGTTTTTATTCCCATCATTTCTCAATGGCCAGCTAATGTATCTTTTGCATTAGATACTTCTTGGACTTTTGCCATGTATGCTAAAGGTTTAGCTACATGATAATTTCCATTTAAATCAGTAATATTACCAATTCCTAATTTTTTCCAAGTATCAATTTTAAATTCTTCAACCATTGATGCTGATCTAATAGTATTAGCACCATGATCACCAAATGTTTTTTGATCACGGTCTGGACCAATTCCTAAACCATCTGTAACGATCATAAAAATTCTTTTAAATTTTGACATATAAATCTCCTAAATTTTGATTATTAAAAAATACCAGTAGCGATATTTAATAATATTTTACTCCTTTTGCAAAAAAACAAAAGATAAAGGCTAAAATAAGAAAAGGAAAAAGGCTTAATCTTTATTAAGCCTTTTGTGTTCTTGTGTTAGTTAAAAAATGAAATGCTATTAAGTTTATTTTTAATAGCTTGAATCATTTCTTTTTGCTTTCACGTTGAAAGCCTTGTGTGTTTAAAATTAATCTTATTTTGTAAAAATTCGTATTCTTCTGGGCTAATATATTTTTTCATATCATCAATTGTTTGATATGTGCCATTTCAAATATTATATTCACGTTTAAGTTTTAAATTTAATTCATGTAAATTCATTTGGTTATAGCTTAAGTTTGATTCAAATTTATATTGAGAATTATAAAGCTTGTTGAAGTAATTTTGTGTTTTAAGTTTTAAAGTATTTCAAAACCAAGCTTCGTAATTATCAATATCTTCAATTAAATCCTGGTATAACATTTCTAAAAAAACCATAAAAAGTTGGTTTCTAATTTCATCAATTTCTATGTTATATTTTCCATATAATCAATAAATTTTTCAAACTAAATTACGAATTCTTTCATAATATAAGTTATCAAACCAATTAATTAAATTATTTGCACTAATTATTTTTTTGCCTTGTAATTGTAAAAATAAAGTTAGCTTTGGATTTAACTTATTTATAAATATCTTGTTCATTTTTAGCTAGATAATCAAAAAGTAAAATACCAGTTGCTACTGATACATTTAATGATTGAACAGTACCTTTTTGATCAATATAAATTTTAGAGTCACAAACTGATAAAACACTTTTTGAAACTCCTTCCCCTTCGTTGCCAACTACAATGATAGTTGGGCTATTGTAGATTGTTTTTGTGTGCGGAGTAGCTGATTTATCTAATGCACTTGCATAGCTTCAATAACCAGCTTTTTTTAATTTTGTAATAGTTGCAGATAATGAATTAACTCTGTAAAAATTAATTCCAACAAAGCCACCAGAAGCAACCTTCAGAGCTGTTGAATTAATTGAAGCAGCATTCTCTTTAGGAAGAATAACATCTTTTACACCCGCTGCGTTGGCGCTCCTAATAATTGCTCCTAAATTGTGTGGATCTTGAATTTTATCTAAAACTAAAACAATCTTTGGTTTATGTTTAATTAAAAATTCAAGATCACGGTAGTTTAAAGAATCAAGAATGGCAATAAAACCTTGGTGGTTATCTTGAGTTAACTTATTTAAAAAACTTTGATCTTTAACTTCAATATTTAAATTTATGTCACTAAATAATTTCAAATTTTCTTTATTTGAAATAAAAATTTTTGAAATTTTCATCTTGTTTTGAATTGCGTCTAAAACAGAATTTTTTCCACACACTATTAATTCTCTCATATTTCTTGATTGAATTTTTCCCATTTTTAGTTCACCTTTATACTAATTTTTTTGCTCGTAAAACTGCTCTTAGCTCATCAGCTTTTTGATATTCTTTAGCTTTAAGTAAAGTTTGCCACTTTCAATAGATTTTAGCATATTTATCAAAATCTAATTTCTTAAAATCAAATCCAAGAGTATCAAAAGCTTTAATTAAAGTATTAATTAAAATTATATCTTGATTTAAATTAATTTCTTTAATTAAATCATTAATTGTCTTGATAAAAGTAGCAAATTTAAGTTGATAAATATTTTGCATTAAATTTAAGTAAATTTCTTGGTTATAATTATTTGACTTTAAATTTGCAAGCTTTTCATTAAAATATATTTTAGTAATTCTTTTTAAAAGAATTTCGACATTATTAATTAAATTATCATCTAAATTAATAATTGAAGTAAATGAATTAAGGAGTAAAATTAATTTAAAATGATCTGGCGAATATTTGTTGATAAAATCATTTGCAAAAATAATATTGTTTAATGATTTAGACATTTTCACATTATTTAAATTAATTTGCCCACTTCTAAGTCATTTAGCAGCTAAGTTTTTATGATAAAGTGCATAAAATTGAATATTTTCATTTTCGTGGTGTGGGAAAGTTAAATCCATGCCACCACCATGCAAATCAACACCTTGCTTGCGAAAATGTTTTTCAATTAAAGCAACACATTCAGTATGTCATCCTGGCCTTCCTTGTCCAAAACTTGAAGTATACTTAATTCCTGAATCAGTTTTTTTTCATAAAGCAAAATCTGC from Mycoplasmopsis bovirhinis encodes the following:
- a CDS encoding DUF2130 domain-containing protein, with the translated sequence MKKINIRIKDIDKMEFELLENAQAGDYISLNGLTEKNSQIISEHISKAVSQISDDVKNKIYQEAIADNSKSILESKEYNDLKLENQKTIQALKDEFYKTLIPNEIAKSRKEWEVEIQNQLKAKELEVKNDLSEKIAKVQSSFQLLQKDKQTLETTIKEKEEKIKELNQNLKEAKKDFELQTSQKLKTKELEVRQTYTEKFKNQETQIEVLKNTKTSLDKTIQDKTKEIEALKNQLNGLMIKRSSLSHIQAAGEDYETYIHSLLQQNFNMDNDIRFYKATQVINGMKPDIIIEFFDKKSDDPILIGKLVVEIKAKVSEKGSKKNEEFYEKLFKDTKNNKADYGILITELNPDEDIFIEQVQGYKNIFVVRDRSFLTLVRMLRMMFDNKARLSVDLKDFKDKEIIKQEFKNFFEKEIARNFEIIKEKFSSIVICTQDIIKAAKKIEDRMEEIEKTSIKKITTAFETKFSKQDFLEKLDSFNKRRLENVKEINPIEEDVLTLNEE
- a CDS encoding restriction endonuclease subunit S: MNKIETLIDKLCPGGVKEVKLNEIFSYFNGMAGVSQKWKEHGNCKFIDFKNAFKNIKIDVSKLEKATVKNFKQNTLKKGDILLTSASETRDECAMSSVIEDQISENVFLDDHLFGLRLKDEFKDQINTTFINYYLRSDYSRKQVNNVVRGATRFYISKVDFMDLKIIIPPRAIQDEIVKILDNFTELTTELKDRIKQYEYYRDKLLSFDDSKVKVEYKPLKELCSITTGKLNAKDAVDGGIYPFFTCHAKPYSINEYAFDTEAILLSGNGNIGHTNYYNGKFNAYQRTYVLHNFIEVNPKFLLHYINNSFKDYISQKSLNGVISYITLPILQEFSVPIPPLPVQDRIAEVLDNFEKICKDLKIGLPSEIQLRQKQYEYYRNLLLSFNIDDIMRERERERR
- a CDS encoding restriction endonuclease subunit S gives rise to the protein MILWERERERDDNSGLNKLLEYVFGLDLVSYGYKIQTKHLWEITTWNKKFQEVDLSKQEKIIKYKKYFSAKELKDLTSQDGTIKILTTNKTNIFANEAKVDKYVDKGEVIYLPTGGNALVQYYKGKFITGGNVIAIAKDNNELNIKYLFYVLNNKLDLIASYYRGAGIQHPYMPDILEILIPIPSLDIQNKIVAILDNFSDLTNDLTKGLPAEINLQQKQYEYYRNKLLSFNKVS
- a CDS encoding phosphopentomutase, which translates into the protein MSKFKRIFMIVTDGLGIGPDRDQKTFGDHGANTIRSASMVEEFKIDTWKKLGIGNITDLNGNYHVAKPLAYMAKVQEVSNAKDTLAGHWEMMGIKTLVPFPTFTETGFPEDLIAELSKAWDGRPIVGNKSASGTDIINELAHEEKERGAIIVYTSNDSVLQVCAHEEWTGLDNLYKYAKAAREICSSRPEWNVGRIIARPYVGDFGNFTRTFNRHDYANKPREMILNRLQEKGVEVISIGKINDIFVGQGITTHYPSEGDANGMDITIDLATKGGENKFIFTNLVQFDSHYGHRRNVRGFASNIATLDDKLGKLINAMNEDDLLIMTSDHGNDPLYPGFNHTREFLPATIFSKSFTKPKVLPNFEGLGTLGNIVARNFGVEIVSETGDDIFDKLI
- the rlmB gene encoding 23S rRNA (guanosine(2251)-2'-O)-methyltransferase RlmB — protein: MRELIVCGKNSVLDAIQNKMKISKIFISNKENLKLFSDINLNIEVKDQSFLNKLTQDNHQGFIAILDSLNYRDLEFLIKHKPKIVLVLDKIQDPHNLGAIIRSANAAGVKDVILPKENAASINSTALKVASGGFVGINFYRVNSLSATITKLKKAGYWSYASALDKSATPHTKTIYNSPTIIVVGNEGEGVSKSVLSVCDSKIYIDQKGTVQSLNVSVATGILLFDYLAKNEQDIYK
- a CDS encoding class I tRNA ligase family protein encodes the protein MLKVYLCGPTVYNYVHIGNLRPIISYDLMLKAARALDIKFKFIHNITDIDDKIIAKAQSENLSEAEVAQKFSKDYINLLVKFNVDTITNLEFVTQNLDYINNFIAKLVDNNCAYELDNNIWFNTWKYQNIYGNISGQKLEHMAFEASNFIKNNQADFALWKKTDSGIKYTSSFGQGRPGWHTECVALIEKHFRKQGVDLHGGGMDLTFPHHENENIQFYALYHKNLAAKWLRSGQINLNNVKMSKSLNNIIFANDFINKYSPDHFKLILLLNSFTSIINLDDNLINNVEILLKRITKIYFNEKLANLKSNNYNQEIYLNLMQNIYQLKFATFIKTINDLIKEINLNQDIILINTLIKAFDTLGFDFKKLDFDKYAKIYWKWQTLLKAKEYQKADELRAVLRAKKLV